The following proteins come from a genomic window of Thermodesulfobacteriota bacterium:
- a CDS encoding glucose-6-phosphate isomerase (catalyzes the formation of D-fructose 6-phosphate from D-glucose 6-phosphate) — RKHTHLLVLGIGGSALGTRAVHEALGGAAARNGMRLTVADNVDPDVFVPLLASHPMKKTVVVAISKSGGTAETNAQLSMAIAALKKAAGRKWKEQLILVTDPEKGVFRRMAETDGIRSYAVPPNVGGRFSVLSPVGLLPLSMAGVRIGKLLAGAAQMESIFRHTKGTDNPVRFASAVYAHYLYQVPKPVQVWFTYGAGLDRVAEWWQQLWGESLGKKRSCGSPVGQTPARALGVTDQHSQVQLYQDGPGDKVFTFVRWMKGREKGNIPKAAFAPDMAMLGGRPLRDLFDAEFEGTIGALWAAGRPIVRMEIGARDEEHVGAFLHFWEWVTAIVGECAGVDPFDQPGVEEGKKIARALMGERGSEERRAEFDRRLSGIRRAEIRIGTDLPARRGRK, encoded by the coding sequence AGGAAGCACACCCATCTCCTGGTCCTCGGGATCGGCGGATCGGCCCTGGGGACCCGGGCGGTGCACGAGGCGCTGGGGGGGGCGGCCGCGCGGAACGGGATGCGGCTGACGGTCGCGGACAACGTGGATCCCGACGTTTTCGTGCCCCTCCTCGCGTCGCACCCGATGAAGAAGACCGTCGTCGTGGCGATCAGCAAGTCGGGCGGGACCGCGGAAACCAACGCCCAGCTTTCCATGGCGATCGCCGCGCTGAAGAAAGCGGCCGGGAGGAAGTGGAAGGAGCAGCTCATCCTCGTCACCGACCCGGAAAAGGGCGTCTTCCGCAGGATGGCCGAGACCGACGGGATCCGCAGCTACGCCGTCCCCCCGAACGTGGGAGGGCGGTTCTCCGTGCTTTCCCCCGTGGGGCTCCTCCCGCTTTCCATGGCGGGCGTGCGGATCGGGAAGCTCCTCGCCGGCGCGGCCCAGATGGAATCGATCTTCCGTCACACGAAGGGGACCGACAACCCGGTCCGGTTCGCCTCCGCCGTGTACGCCCATTACCTTTACCAGGTCCCGAAGCCGGTCCAGGTCTGGTTCACGTACGGCGCGGGGCTCGACCGGGTCGCGGAATGGTGGCAGCAGCTCTGGGGGGAGAGCCTCGGCAAGAAGCGCTCCTGCGGCAGCCCGGTGGGGCAGACGCCCGCCCGGGCCCTCGGCGTCACCGACCAGCACTCCCAGGTGCAGCTCTACCAGGACGGTCCCGGCGACAAGGTGTTCACCTTCGTCCGATGGATGAAAGGGAGGGAGAAGGGGAACATCCCCAAGGCGGCGTTCGCCCCCGACATGGCGATGCTCGGCGGCCGGCCGCTGAGGGATCTCTTCGACGCGGAGTTCGAGGGAACGATCGGCGCCTTGTGGGCCGCGGGAAGGCCCATAGTGCGGATGGAGATCGGCGCGAGGGACGAAGAGCACGTCGGCGCGTTCCTCCATTTCTGGGAGTGGGTGACGGCGATCGTGGGGGAATGCGCCGGGGTCGATCCCTTCGACCAGCCCGGCGTGGAGGAAGGGAAAAAGATCGCCCGCGCGCTGATGGGGGAGCGGGGATCGGAGGAGCGCCGGGCCGAGTTCGACCGCCGGCTCTCCGGGATCCGGAGGGCGGAGATCCGGATCGGGACGGATCTCCCCGCGCGCCGCGGGAGGAAATAG